CCATTTTTTCTATCAGATTCACCTTCTTTGTACTTCTTGTATTCATCTGAACCCTTTTTCACAAACCTCGACATTGGTTTACCTTCATAACCTCTCAAATATTGTATTGCAACTCTCTGTAACATAATCTAAAATACTGTGCCTAACAAGTGTTTTGCGTCAGGCGGGGTTGACCGCTCCGAATGAACATTTGTGCTATGTTGAAGTTTCGTTTTCATATCATCGTTTGTGCTAAAAATCCCGCCCGAACGCAAAGCACTCGGACGTTACCACACATACTAAAAAGCTGACCCGCAAACAGCACATTTGGTTTTTCCGACACACAAGCCAACGCTGAAAAAACCAAAAGAGCCATTTTTTTCCATCGCTCGACTTTGACATTAAGAAAATTGTTTTAAATTTGTCAAAAAATGACAAGTCTTATGAAAACCACATTTGGGGAGTATATCCGACTTTTAAGGACTGAAAAAGGGTTGACTTTAACTCAACTTGCTGCCAAACTCAATTTGGATTCGGCAAATTTGAGTAAAATCGAAAACAATAAAAGAGATTTTGATGAAAAACGACTTTCTAAACTTTCAAAAATATTTGGGATAAGCTTGAAAGAAGTTCGTGAAGAATTTTTGACAGACCAACTCGGGAAAAAGATTTACGAAACGAATTGCACCAAAGAACTCTTAAAAGTGGCCGAAGAAAAGGCTGAATATCGCAGAACAATTAATAAAAACCTTCAAACCGAAAAAGCAATATGAATATAGTATCATTTTTTGCAGGAGCAGGCGGCCTTGATTTAGGGTTCCAAAAAGCAGGTTTTGATGTCATTTGGGCAAACGAATATGACAAAGAAATTTGGGAAACTTATGAAAAAAATCACCCGCACACATTTCTAGACAAGAGAAGTATTGTAGATATTCCAGCAGACGAAGTTCCTGAATGTGATGGAATTATTGGTGGTCCACCCTGCCAAAGTTGGAGTGAAGCAGGTTCAATGCGTGGAATAAATGATAAACGTGGTCAATTATTCTATGATTTTATCAGAATATTAGAAGCTAAACAGCCTAAATTTTTCCTTGCAGAAAATGTAAGCGGAATGCTTTTGGACAGACACAGTGAAGCACTTAAAAACATAAAAGAATTATTTAAAAATGCAGGAGTTGGCTATGAATTATCTTTTCAAATGCTTAACGCCTCAGATTTTGATGTACCTCAAGATAGAAAGCGAGTTTTTTTTGTTGGTATCCGTAAAGACTTGAATTTTAATTTTCAGTTTCCAAACCCATTAGATAAAAAAATAACGCTTCAACAAGCAATTTTCGATTTAAAAGAAAGTGTTGTTCCAGCAAAAGAAGGAAATAAAACGAATAAGGAAAATTGCAAAATTGCTAATCACGAATATATGATTGGTGGGTTTTCGTCAATGTTTATGTCTAGAAATAGAGTTAGGTCTTGGGACGAACAATCATTTACAATTCAAGCAGGTGGAAGACACGCACCGATTCATCCGCAAGCACCTAAAATGAAATTTAATATAGCAGCATAATGGAAATGATAAAATTTGAAGGAAAAGAATATCCAACATTACTATTAAATTTCCCTTTTGGGGAAAGACAAATTAGTACCGAAAAATTGAATGATAATTTGATGAATGTTGATGGGAGTTATGTTTCTGAAAACGCAAGATTAATTGACGAAAGTATATTTTATTTTGTGGATGAAGAAAATTTGAAACTTGATGAAGCTGAACTTACTCAACTAATTTTATCAGAAATATGATTCAATATCAGTTTTTCCCGCGTTCTCAAGGAATTACGCCTGAAATAAGAAAAGTAATTGATTGCTTTACACAAGTAAGTGATAAAATTGACTCTGATACAAAGAACCTAAAGAGTAATGAAGTTCTTCAACATTTATATCAACCACTTTCTGAAATTGGTTATGCGGTAGAAACAAGTAAAGCTAAAGATGATAAAATTGATGTGCCTGTACTTTTTGGATTAGATAATAGAATTGATAAAAGTTATAATGCTGATGCATTAAGCCAAGATGGAAAAATAGTTATTGAAGTTGAAGCAGGTAGAGCTACTGAAAACAATCAGTATATGAAAGATATTTTCCAGGCTTGTATGATGTTTGAAGTTGAATATTTAGTTGTAGCAGTAAGAAATACGTATCGTGGACATAAGGATTTTGAAATTGTATTTACCTTTTTAGAAACTCTATATATTTCAAGTCGATTGCACTTGCCATT
This genomic stretch from Cyclonatronum proteinivorum harbors:
- a CDS encoding helix-turn-helix domain-containing protein, whose product is MKTTFGEYIRLLRTEKGLTLTQLAAKLNLDSANLSKIENNKRDFDEKRLSKLSKIFGISLKEVREEFLTDQLGKKIYETNCTKELLKVAEEKAEYRRTINKNLQTEKAI